One window of the Candidatus Saccharibacteria bacterium genome contains the following:
- a CDS encoding PIN domain-containing protein — MKPSKQFGVVLFDANIIDYAFKSATKQAAIDVIELVAKSYETAVSEYVRFEIYRGLEHARVPLAKAVVDRFRAFPVDKYTLDIAAALSTCYGRDDAVKHKAKSISDGDTILAATAVINKCNILTADRMDFPTPYFNEIDSFKQTTQKGPLVFYVLQPDILHLNEMLTLCYPVKSEG; from the coding sequence ATGAAACCATCCAAGCAATTTGGGGTGGTGCTATTTGACGCCAATATTATTGACTACGCATTCAAGTCAGCGACGAAGCAGGCTGCAATAGATGTTATCGAATTGGTTGCCAAATCATATGAAACTGCTGTCTCTGAATATGTTCGGTTCGAGATATACAGAGGGTTAGAACACGCTCGAGTTCCGTTGGCAAAAGCAGTGGTAGACAGATTTCGGGCCTTCCCGGTTGACAAGTACACCCTTGATATTGCTGCCGCCCTGAGCACGTGCTATGGGCGTGATGATGCAGTCAAGCATAAAGCAAAAAGTATCTCAGACGGCGATACTATACTGGCCGCTACGGCAGTTATTAATAAGTGTAATATTCTGACGGCAGACCGCATGGACTTTCCGACACCGTACTTTAATGAAATCGATTCATTTAAACAAACAACCCAAAAAGGTCCACTAGTTTTTTACGTGCTTCAACCAGACATTTTGCACCTCAATGAAATGCTCACACTCTGCTATCCAGTGAAGTCCGAGGGGTAA
- a CDS encoding transposase family protein has translation MKKNLTRHQVIAYRKRVLTEADAKGAAIAARMFGIHRDTIYAWRIELFPQKPGPKGRVSWQTNEDIEDLVLQIRLGLSYGPKRIVDEMSDSGISIGEKAVRGIIERADLVKHQKHPKKKPTRPFYAPYPGYRVQIDTKAAPVRPDEDKRRSRRQQFTAIDIVSKIRYLAVKDGLSNSNSIAFVREALAFYESIGITVECVQTDNHSTFTNLSTGGNKKRDHELRRIHPFTQYLLDRGIEHKLSRPGTPQHNGFVERSHRTDEEEFYHVTKTTELDVVAFNEAMKLWQNEYNRVRRHSSCNNLPPMEHYEAVWKGTVTHV, from the coding sequence ATGAAGAAGAACCTAACCCGACATCAAGTTATTGCCTATCGTAAACGAGTGTTAACTGAAGCCGATGCGAAAGGCGCGGCAATCGCTGCCCGAATGTTTGGGATCCATCGGGATACTATCTATGCTTGGCGGATCGAACTGTTCCCGCAGAAGCCTGGACCAAAAGGCAGGGTATCCTGGCAGACGAATGAAGACATTGAGGATTTGGTGCTACAAATCAGGCTGGGACTATCCTATGGCCCGAAGCGAATCGTCGATGAGATGAGTGACTCTGGAATATCCATTGGCGAGAAAGCTGTCCGCGGCATTATTGAACGAGCCGACCTCGTAAAGCACCAGAAACATCCAAAGAAAAAGCCAACGAGACCGTTCTACGCGCCCTATCCAGGCTACCGAGTGCAGATTGACACTAAGGCTGCACCGGTTCGTCCGGACGAAGATAAACGACGGAGTCGGAGACAGCAGTTTACAGCGATAGACATTGTCAGCAAGATCCGGTACCTGGCGGTCAAGGATGGCTTGTCGAATAGCAACTCAATCGCCTTTGTGCGTGAAGCCCTGGCGTTCTACGAATCGATTGGTATTACGGTGGAATGTGTCCAGACAGATAACCACTCCACGTTCACCAATTTGTCTACTGGCGGTAACAAAAAGCGTGACCATGAGCTCAGACGTATCCACCCGTTCACGCAGTACCTGCTCGACCGGGGCATCGAGCACAAGCTATCCCGACCGGGTACACCCCAACATAATGGTTTTGTCGAGCGGAGCCATCGGACAGACGAAGAAGAGTTTTACCACGTCACCAAAACGACCGAGCTTGATGTCGTCGCGTTCAACGAAGCAATGAAACTATGGCAGAACGAATACAATCGCGTGAGACGGCATAGCAGCTGCAATAACCTGCCGCCAATGGAGCACTATGAAGCGGTATGGAAAGGAACAGTAACTCATGTCTAA
- the topA gene encoding type I DNA topoisomerase, which produces MAKTAKNLVIVESPAKAKTIEKYLGGDFTVLSSIGHIRAIPKKSKDGSPVIDIQNGFKTQYEVDPEKKKVIAELKKAVKAATTVWLATDEDREGEAIAWHLCEVLELDPAKTNRIVFHEITKSAIEEAVKHPRTVDMKLVEAQQARQILDRIVGFELSPVVWQKVPGGKSAGRVQSPAVRLLVEREREIMAFESQSDFRVTAEFSHNDEMFKAEVPTRFATETAAHDFLTNLPGSTFSVSDVSTTPGTRNPGAPFTTSTLQQEANAKLGFGSRATMTSAQKLYQAGKITYMRTDSMTLSAQAIAAAASYIEKTYGKAYVQARTFKTKSKGAQEAHEAIRPTDMSLEVASSDPYDQKLYELIRRRTLASQMAPAKLERTEITISAQSQESRVKSQDCHFVAKGEVITFDGFLKVYGRSKEDAILPLLAAGNEVKLQSATARQVFARPPARYTEGSLVKKLEELGIGRPSTYATIIGTIQTRGYVERGDSEGTPRDVIQLTLDYGAREYERTARAGDEKSAGGVRAVSEQSDTDTRRGASPSSETQPQQHGPFTLQRNIVQENTGSTKGKLVPTPSGQLIANFLTDYFEPVIDYGFTASVEEHFDDIAEAKLERNAMLSSFYEPFHALVAKSGDIDRSTVAQAREVGVDPKSGKTIYARFGRFGPYLQLGEAGDKANKSEKPQNAPLPKGARIETITVEEALVAFQLPRLVGQTEDGQDIRANIGRFGPYVQVGKLFVSTKDEDPHTITLEKARELYAAKLVAEAEKNIADFGDGVKVLKGRWGPYVTDGKKNAKIDKNTDPTTITHETALKLLAEAPEGKRRPPFRRKKKVTARN; this is translated from the coding sequence ATGGCAAAAACCGCAAAGAATTTGGTAATCGTTGAAAGTCCAGCAAAAGCAAAAACCATCGAGAAATATCTCGGTGGCGACTTTACGGTACTAAGCAGCATCGGCCACATTCGTGCCATCCCGAAGAAATCCAAAGACGGCTCGCCGGTTATAGATATACAAAACGGCTTCAAAACGCAGTATGAAGTCGACCCAGAGAAAAAGAAGGTCATCGCCGAGCTAAAAAAAGCCGTGAAAGCCGCCACAACCGTCTGGCTTGCAACCGATGAAGACCGCGAAGGGGAGGCTATCGCATGGCACCTGTGTGAGGTTCTTGAGCTTGACCCGGCAAAAACCAACCGGATTGTCTTCCACGAAATCACCAAATCGGCCATAGAGGAGGCCGTGAAGCACCCGCGCACTGTCGATATGAAGCTTGTCGAAGCACAACAGGCACGGCAAATCCTCGACCGGATTGTCGGGTTCGAACTGAGCCCTGTGGTGTGGCAGAAAGTCCCCGGTGGCAAGAGTGCCGGGCGCGTCCAAAGCCCAGCTGTCCGGCTGCTCGTGGAACGTGAGCGTGAAATTATGGCATTTGAAAGCCAGTCCGACTTCAGAGTCACTGCCGAGTTTAGCCATAATGACGAAATGTTCAAAGCCGAGGTGCCGACGCGCTTTGCCACCGAAACGGCCGCCCATGATTTTCTCACCAACCTACCAGGCAGCACGTTTTCCGTCTCGGATGTCTCTACCACCCCTGGAACACGTAACCCGGGAGCACCATTCACCACCAGCACGCTCCAGCAGGAAGCAAACGCCAAGCTCGGTTTCGGTTCTCGCGCTACCATGACCAGCGCCCAGAAACTGTACCAGGCAGGGAAGATAACCTACATGCGTACCGACTCTATGACGCTCAGTGCCCAAGCCATCGCCGCTGCAGCGAGCTACATAGAGAAGACTTACGGCAAAGCCTACGTCCAGGCCCGCACATTCAAAACAAAGAGCAAGGGTGCGCAGGAAGCGCATGAGGCCATTCGCCCAACTGATATGAGCCTTGAGGTCGCCAGCAGTGACCCCTATGACCAAAAACTGTACGAGCTCATCCGCCGTCGCACGCTCGCCAGCCAAATGGCGCCTGCCAAGCTCGAGCGCACCGAAATTACCATTTCGGCGCAGAGTCAAGAGTCAAGAGTCAAGAGTCAAGATTGCCACTTCGTGGCGAAGGGCGAAGTCATAACCTTCGATGGTTTCCTCAAAGTCTACGGACGAAGTAAAGAAGATGCCATTCTACCTCTGTTGGCCGCAGGTAACGAAGTGAAACTTCAGTCTGCAACTGCTCGCCAGGTCTTTGCCCGTCCACCGGCGCGCTACACCGAAGGTTCTCTGGTGAAAAAACTGGAAGAACTCGGTATTGGCCGCCCAAGCACCTACGCCACCATTATCGGCACCATCCAAACCCGCGGCTACGTCGAGCGCGGCGACAGTGAAGGCACCCCCCGCGACGTTATACAACTTACACTAGATTATGGTGCACGGGAATACGAGCGCACAGCGCGAGCGGGCGACGAAAAGTCGGCCGGGGGAGTGCGGGCTGTCAGTGAGCAAAGCGATACTGACACCAGAAGAGGGGCGAGCCCCTCTTCAGAAACGCAACCCCAGCAACACGGACCTTTCACCCTCCAGCGCAACATAGTTCAGGAAAACACCGGCAGCACAAAAGGCAAGCTTGTCCCCACACCGAGCGGCCAGCTCATAGCTAACTTTCTTACAGATTACTTTGAACCAGTTATAGACTATGGTTTTACTGCTAGCGTCGAAGAGCACTTCGACGACATCGCCGAAGCAAAACTAGAGCGAAACGCCATGCTCAGCAGCTTTTACGAGCCATTTCACGCCCTTGTGGCCAAATCTGGCGATATAGACCGCAGCACTGTGGCGCAGGCTAGGGAAGTCGGCGTCGACCCAAAGAGCGGCAAAACCATTTACGCCCGGTTTGGCCGGTTTGGTCCATACCTTCAGCTCGGTGAGGCAGGGGACAAGGCAAACAAATCAGAAAAGCCCCAAAACGCACCGCTGCCAAAGGGCGCGCGCATAGAAACCATCACCGTAGAGGAAGCCTTGGTCGCATTCCAACTTCCACGGCTCGTCGGGCAAACGGAAGACGGGCAAGATATTCGGGCAAACATCGGTCGTTTTGGACCCTATGTACAAGTAGGGAAGCTGTTTGTGAGCACGAAAGACGAAGACCCCCATACAATTACGCTTGAAAAAGCCCGAGAACTCTACGCCGCTAAGCTGGTCGCTGAAGCCGAAAAGAACATTGCTGACTTCGGTGACGGCGTAAAAGTCCTAAAGGGCAGGTGGGGGCCATACGTTACCGATGGCAAGAAGAATGCTAAGATAGACAAAAACACCGACCCGACTACCATCACCCACGAAACTGCTCTCAAACTACTCGCCGAAGCCCCAGAAGGCAAGCGCCGCCCACCTTTCCGCCGCAAAAAAAAAGTAACTGCTCGCAATTAG
- a CDS encoding aminoacyl-tRNA hydrolase → MALFVKRPEIGDRINFSTYGMNKTLLFVGLGNPGSDYDGTRHNIGFMCLDEFARKNEFPSWVNKTDMKCLSAVKTMGDTRVILCKPTTYMNLSGEAVQAIAHFYKVPLGSVIVVHDEIDVDFGQVRMRVGGSSAGHNGIKSVTKLLGSPEYGRVRVGIGPKTPTQIDSADFVLQKFSETEQASLTKLTRETTAILSEYAYGTPITPDTREFL, encoded by the coding sequence ATGGCACTTTTTGTAAAACGACCCGAAATCGGTGACCGCATAAACTTCTCCACATATGGTATGAACAAAACCCTACTTTTCGTCGGCCTCGGCAACCCCGGCAGCGACTACGATGGTACTCGGCACAATATAGGCTTTATGTGCCTAGATGAGTTTGCCCGTAAAAACGAATTCCCATCCTGGGTGAACAAAACAGATATGAAATGCCTATCCGCGGTGAAAACCATGGGAGACACCCGTGTTATTTTGTGCAAACCCACAACCTACATGAACCTCAGCGGGGAAGCCGTGCAGGCAATTGCCCATTTTTATAAAGTGCCGCTCGGAAGTGTTATTGTTGTACACGATGAAATAGATGTTGATTTTGGCCAAGTGCGTATGCGGGTAGGGGGTAGCAGCGCCGGGCACAATGGCATAAAAAGCGTTACCAAACTGCTCGGCAGCCCAGAGTACGGCCGTGTGCGCGTGGGCATCGGCCCTAAAACCCCAACGCAAATAGACTCCGCCGATTTTGTGCTCCAAAAATTCAGCGAGACAGAGCAGGCGAGTCTGACAAAACTCACCCGGGAAACCACCGCCATCCTCAGCGAATACGCCTACGGCACCCCCATCACCCCCGACACCCGTGAGTTTTTATAA
- the dprA gene encoding DNA-protecting protein DprA produces the protein MKVNKVTLKDNAYPTVLKDIASPPKELFYLGAEPDAWLSRPRVAVVGSRGVTPYGRTVTEQLVGQLAERGITIVSGLALGVDAIAHEAALRHGGLHIAVLANGLDEIYPASNTNLARRLLEQGGAIISEYPVGTPSLKQHFIARNRIVAGLSNALLIIEATDKSGTLHTARFALEQGRDVLVVPGNITSPNSVGCNQLIKSGATPVTSVDDILFALGTKNLTTTSYVHKGDTADEQAILDLLYNGVSDAHDLLEQSKLNPALFTQTLTMLELSGKIHPLGANHWAPS, from the coding sequence ATGAAAGTAAATAAAGTTACATTAAAGGATAATGCTTATCCTACAGTTCTAAAGGACATAGCGTCACCGCCAAAAGAACTATTCTACCTGGGGGCAGAGCCAGATGCTTGGCTGAGTCGGCCTCGTGTTGCCGTAGTCGGTAGCCGTGGAGTAACACCATACGGACGTACCGTGACCGAACAGCTTGTGGGGCAACTTGCAGAGCGGGGCATTACTATTGTGAGCGGCTTAGCACTGGGCGTTGACGCCATCGCTCACGAGGCAGCCTTGAGGCACGGTGGCCTACACATAGCTGTGCTCGCAAATGGACTCGACGAAATATACCCGGCCAGCAACACCAATCTCGCACGTCGTCTCCTGGAGCAGGGCGGTGCGATTATTTCAGAATATCCGGTGGGCACACCGAGCCTAAAGCAGCATTTTATTGCACGTAACCGGATTGTTGCCGGTCTGAGTAATGCGCTCCTAATCATCGAGGCAACCGACAAGAGCGGGACCCTACACACCGCACGTTTTGCGCTCGAGCAAGGGCGAGATGTGCTTGTTGTGCCGGGTAATATTACCAGCCCGAACAGCGTGGGGTGCAATCAGCTAATAAAATCAGGAGCAACTCCTGTCACCTCTGTTGATGACATCCTGTTTGCGCTAGGGACAAAAAACCTCACCACAACCTCGTATGTACACAAGGGTGACACTGCCGACGAGCAGGCAATCCTTGACCTCCTCTATAACGGTGTCAGCGACGCGCATGACCTCCTTGAGCAATCAAAGTTGAACCCAGCGCTTTTCACCCAAACACTCACCATGCTCGAACTCTCCGGCAAAATCCACCCACTCGGCGCAAACCACTGGGCGCCAAGTTAA
- the der gene encoding ribosome biogenesis GTPase Der — protein MSTKLPIVAIVGRANVGKSSLFNAILDRREAIVAHEAGTTRDSITAKAEWQGQNFWLVDTAGMKDAADDFEFTIQEQIIQAADSADIIWVVVEANIPISEEDRRVAKLALKSKKPVFLIINKVDRARGHDLEGFERLGIKPIFPTSATQKRGIDDLLDTLVSHIPKATLADNDDCLRIALLGRPNVGKSQLFNTLAKKQQAIVADRAGTTRDINRATVRYSGQEIELMDTAGIRRPGKIGVGIEHFSVVRSLSAIEQADVCLLLIDVNEIGTALDQKIAGMIKEAGKGLIIVVSKWDSVEGKDAFTRDALAPQITHTFDFVAWAPLIFTSSVTGQNVTKIFDLALDIANARKTRISTRVLNSWLGGVIAKHPPAGLKNRAPKLNYMVQEDDNPIPAFKIFGAHTKFLHWSYKRFMERELRAQFHFEGTAVQLWFIEKDGRHKHGNSPTKPERSETQRKIVKNKTRSKRKES, from the coding sequence ATGAGTACAAAACTACCAATCGTTGCCATAGTGGGGCGGGCAAATGTGGGCAAAAGCTCGCTGTTTAACGCCATCCTCGACCGCCGCGAAGCCATTGTGGCGCACGAGGCTGGCACCACGCGCGACAGCATTACCGCCAAGGCTGAGTGGCAGGGGCAAAACTTCTGGCTCGTTGACACCGCGGGCATGAAAGACGCAGCCGACGACTTTGAGTTCACCATCCAGGAACAAATAATCCAGGCGGCCGATAGCGCCGACATAATATGGGTGGTGGTAGAGGCAAACATACCCATTAGCGAAGAAGACCGCCGAGTCGCCAAACTCGCGCTCAAGAGTAAAAAGCCCGTTTTTCTCATAATAAACAAGGTTGACCGCGCCCGCGGGCACGACCTTGAGGGCTTTGAGCGCCTGGGCATTAAGCCAATTTTCCCAACCAGCGCCACCCAAAAACGCGGCATAGATGACCTGCTCGACACCCTCGTCAGCCATATTCCAAAGGCTACGCTGGCCGATAACGACGACTGTCTCCGTATAGCACTGCTCGGTAGACCAAATGTGGGGAAGTCGCAATTGTTTAACACCCTCGCTAAAAAACAGCAGGCCATTGTTGCCGACCGGGCGGGCACCACGCGGGATATCAACCGCGCCACCGTGCGCTACAGCGGGCAGGAGATTGAACTCATGGACACGGCGGGTATTCGCCGCCCGGGCAAAATCGGTGTCGGTATAGAGCATTTTAGCGTCGTCCGCAGCCTCAGTGCCATTGAACAAGCCGACGTATGCTTGCTACTTATAGACGTAAACGAAATTGGCACCGCCCTCGACCAAAAAATTGCCGGCATGATAAAAGAAGCCGGCAAAGGGCTTATAATCGTCGTGTCAAAATGGGATAGCGTGGAGGGGAAAGATGCCTTCACGCGCGACGCCCTTGCCCCGCAAATTACTCACACGTTTGACTTCGTTGCGTGGGCACCGCTCATTTTTACCAGCAGCGTTACCGGCCAGAATGTCACCAAAATATTCGACCTCGCGCTCGACATTGCCAACGCCCGAAAAACCCGTATTTCTACCCGCGTGCTCAATAGCTGGCTTGGCGGCGTTATTGCCAAACACCCTCCCGCCGGTCTCAAGAACCGCGCCCCCAAACTGAACTACATGGTACAGGAAGATGACAACCCCATCCCGGCCTTCAAAATCTTTGGGGCACACACCAAGTTCCTCCACTGGAGCTACAAGCGTTTCATGGAACGCGAACTTCGCGCCCAGTTCCATTTTGAGGGCACCGCGGTGCAACTATGGTTTATAGAAAAAGACGGCCGCCACAAACACGGCAACAGCCCCACCAAGCCAGAACGCTCAGAGACACAACGGAAGATTGTGAAGAATAAAACACGCAGCAAACGAAAGGAATCGTGA
- a CDS encoding ABC transporter ATP-binding protein, which yields MMPKLYEAIDMAVASGVPPNMLADVLTGLGWPKDLVNQAVDAWLKTNGRQTIRTDFKTWLKKYQKRARPAIAIVVTLGLVEAAVSLLKPWPIKIMADSAFNTIPAPGPLEQFTGQPKLIAITALMSIVLFLVGAGFSWFSDVLLLKIGFWLNRSIKAESFRHILHLPLYHQQRLAKGDYVYRQNVVTNSLSELVLGTTASIISSIIMILGVLAIMFSFNPVLTLVSVVLMPLLYLTMRLIAPHMGIYAQQLTEINSKTASSINEAVDNAETVQAFTLEDKQLLKVDELWHEGYQATRKSLTWNNLLANTNSFLVILATSTVMYFGGTAAMQGKMTFGELLIFMTYMGYLLGPIESLVKQITSRYQKIIDVGRVYEVLSDHENIENLRSDRMLPPLIRGVVDFQNISYAYNGQTVFSGLSLHIDQNEKVAIIGPSGGGKSTILKLLPLFITPDAGKITIDGIDTQSVSLQQLRKKIAWVSQTPQLFDGSIVENIYDGDVNRPIDTEEVKYAVQVANVLEFAIKMPMGINSPTGENGGSLSGGQRQRVAIARSLIKQAPILCLDEPTAALDAKSENYIRDSLKEIIRDKTVLMVTHRKALLALMDTIYVLEDGVLRNVNELGGLDVYLQRLEGVNEAIIQRQIQDEQEYIVPEVVDMHISQAQQSMPVMQPVAVTVAVANASQNTEESSSQVYLPARDMASDTLSNDSEEATDDNEIIIKLH from the coding sequence ATGATGCCAAAATTGTACGAAGCCATCGATATGGCCGTTGCTAGTGGTGTCCCTCCAAACATGCTGGCAGATGTACTGACTGGTTTGGGTTGGCCAAAAGATCTCGTGAATCAAGCTGTTGATGCCTGGCTCAAAACAAATGGTCGTCAGACTATCCGAACTGATTTCAAAACATGGCTCAAAAAGTACCAAAAACGCGCCCGGCCAGCCATTGCGATTGTGGTAACACTCGGCCTAGTCGAAGCGGCTGTCTCGCTCCTGAAACCGTGGCCAATAAAAATTATGGCCGATTCGGCTTTCAATACAATCCCAGCACCAGGTCCGCTTGAACAATTCACAGGGCAACCCAAGCTTATCGCCATAACCGCTCTCATGTCTATAGTACTTTTTTTGGTCGGTGCAGGATTTTCCTGGTTCAGTGATGTCCTGTTGCTCAAAATTGGATTTTGGCTCAATCGCTCCATAAAAGCCGAATCATTCCGTCACATTTTGCACCTGCCACTCTACCATCAACAGCGCCTAGCAAAAGGGGACTACGTCTATCGCCAAAATGTAGTCACCAACAGTCTATCAGAATTGGTCCTCGGCACGACAGCATCTATCATCAGTTCTATCATCATGATACTTGGTGTTTTAGCCATCATGTTCAGCTTCAATCCAGTACTCACATTAGTGTCGGTAGTGCTCATGCCACTCTTGTACCTCACTATGCGCTTGATTGCCCCTCACATGGGCATATACGCCCAGCAACTTACTGAGATAAACAGTAAGACCGCTTCAAGTATCAATGAGGCTGTTGATAATGCTGAGACGGTTCAAGCGTTTACACTCGAAGACAAACAGCTCCTAAAAGTCGATGAACTTTGGCACGAGGGCTATCAAGCAACACGCAAGAGTCTCACGTGGAATAATTTGCTTGCCAACACAAATTCATTTTTGGTCATACTCGCAACTTCTACTGTGATGTATTTTGGTGGCACAGCAGCAATGCAGGGTAAAATGACGTTCGGCGAACTACTTATCTTTATGACATACATGGGCTACCTTCTTGGGCCAATTGAAAGCCTGGTGAAACAAATAACCTCCCGCTATCAAAAAATAATAGACGTCGGTCGGGTCTACGAGGTACTGAGCGACCACGAAAACATCGAAAATCTCCGTTCAGACCGTATGCTGCCACCGCTCATCCGTGGCGTTGTTGATTTTCAAAACATTAGCTATGCCTACAACGGCCAAACTGTTTTTAGTGGGCTAAGCCTCCATATTGACCAAAATGAGAAGGTAGCCATCATAGGCCCAAGCGGAGGCGGCAAGAGTACTATCCTAAAACTGCTACCTCTCTTTATCACGCCCGACGCCGGAAAAATCACCATCGATGGTATAGACACCCAGTCCGTCTCATTGCAACAGCTCCGCAAGAAAATTGCTTGGGTGAGCCAGACGCCTCAACTGTTTGACGGAAGCATCGTTGAGAATATTTACGATGGAGACGTAAACCGCCCCATCGATACAGAAGAGGTCAAATACGCCGTACAGGTTGCAAATGTACTCGAGTTTGCCATAAAAATGCCCATGGGCATTAATTCACCCACCGGCGAAAATGGTGGCTCCCTTAGCGGCGGACAGCGTCAGCGTGTGGCTATTGCTCGCTCACTTATTAAACAAGCACCCATTCTTTGTCTCGACGAACCAACTGCCGCCCTTGACGCCAAGAGCGAAAACTATATTCGTGACTCGCTCAAAGAAATTATCCGCGACAAAACTGTACTCATGGTAACTCATCGTAAAGCTCTGCTTGCGCTCATGGACACAATCTATGTCCTAGAAGATGGTGTTCTACGAAATGTCAATGAGCTTGGCGGTCTCGACGTATATCTGCAGCGCCTAGAAGGAGTCAACGAAGCAATTATCCAGCGGCAAATCCAGGATGAGCAGGAGTACATTGTGCCTGAAGTTGTCGATATGCATATTAGTCAAGCGCAGCAAAGTATGCCCGTCATGCAACCCGTAGCCGTAACCGTAGCCGTAGCCAATGCATCCCAAAATACCGAAGAATCATCCTCGCAAGTTTACTTACCCGCTAGAGACATGGCGTCCGACACGCTCTCAAATGATTCGGAAGAGGCGACTGATGACAACGAAATTATTATCAAGCTGCACTAG
- a CDS encoding glycosyltransferase: MNIVLTGGGSGGHIAPVLAVAHELKKQSPKSRIIYIGQRGDALLDVVKQHAAVDEVRTVWAGKLRRYSGEGWRQLLDVKSQALNVRDMFRTLHGLGQSFRILKQLQPAVVFSRGGFVSVPVALAAKLRGIPYITHDADSVPSLANRIIARWASLHAVALPAKLYPYPKEKIVEVGTPTGHNHRVVTPELQRQYRKELGIARYDEVITVTGGGNGARALNAAIAANARFLLAAFPSLVILHFSGRELEDETSAVYDELELGGARTRVRVHGFESDFYRYSGAADIVVARGGMSSIAEFALQQKACLLVPSKQLGWNVKNSHVLAAQRAVMELSEEQAEQPERLGRALAALLEDPAERERLAREIGKLAHPQAASELAALVLRTGQER, from the coding sequence ATGAACATAGTCCTGACGGGCGGCGGTTCGGGGGGGCATATCGCTCCGGTACTCGCAGTCGCCCATGAGCTAAAGAAACAGTCACCAAAGAGCCGCATTATTTACATTGGCCAACGCGGTGATGCTTTGCTCGATGTGGTAAAGCAACACGCAGCGGTTGACGAGGTAAGAACGGTTTGGGCGGGAAAATTGCGCCGCTATAGCGGTGAAGGATGGCGTCAGCTGCTCGATGTGAAGTCTCAGGCGCTGAATGTACGTGACATGTTCCGGACGCTACATGGCCTAGGCCAAAGTTTTCGCATACTGAAACAGTTGCAGCCGGCGGTAGTTTTTAGTCGAGGTGGCTTTGTAAGCGTTCCGGTTGCCTTGGCGGCAAAGTTGCGGGGTATTCCGTACATCACGCACGATGCTGATAGCGTCCCGAGCTTAGCAAACCGCATCATTGCTCGGTGGGCTTCGCTGCATGCGGTAGCGCTTCCCGCCAAGCTATATCCATATCCAAAAGAAAAAATCGTTGAAGTTGGCACGCCAACCGGTCACAATCACCGCGTTGTGACCCCTGAACTTCAGCGGCAGTACCGTAAAGAGCTAGGGATTGCTCGCTACGATGAGGTTATTACGGTCACGGGCGGAGGTAATGGCGCTCGGGCGTTAAATGCTGCAATTGCTGCGAATGCACGGTTCCTTCTTGCGGCGTTTCCTAGTCTCGTTATTCTACACTTTTCGGGTCGTGAGCTCGAAGATGAGACAAGTGCTGTCTATGATGAGCTCGAGCTTGGCGGGGCTCGCACGCGCGTACGGGTGCATGGTTTTGAGTCAGATTTTTACCGTTACAGCGGTGCCGCGGACATTGTTGTTGCCCGGGGCGGTATGAGCAGTATTGCAGAGTTTGCGTTGCAGCAAAAAGCGTGTCTACTTGTTCCCTCGAAGCAGCTGGGTTGGAATGTAAAAAACAGCCACGTACTTGCTGCACAAAGAGCTGTTATGGAGCTGAGCGAAGAACAAGCCGAGCAGCCCGAGCGGCTTGGTCGTGCGCTTGCGGCACTTCTGGAAGACCCGGCTGAACGTGAGCGGCTTGCCCGTGAAATTGGCAAACTAGCGCATCCGCAGGCCGCTTCGGAGCTGGCGGCTCTAGTGCTACGAACTGGGCAGGAACGATAG